A genomic window from Candidatus Binatia bacterium includes:
- a CDS encoding methyltransferase domain-containing protein, with amino-acid sequence MADYTDRPGERPSYRVSDEAKDAETERRRLSILGDLRDRHSAEHLTRAGLTTGWRCLDVGSGGGALARWIADQVGPTGSVLSTDIDIRFQPEGAGNLEVRQHDIVKEDLPENEFDLVHARAVLQTIDQREEVLDKFVRVLKPGGWLLVADPEWSAFEQQPLPAAFRALYETMMDVAGKLNGYDRHWANRMLSSFQTRGLEEIECRGDVSTMYGGTDSAEWLILAYERGAPSLVQAGLIDQATVDEGLREARRDDFLILGPISMACRGRKPAG; translated from the coding sequence ATGGCCGACTACACCGACCGACCCGGAGAGCGCCCCTCGTACCGCGTCTCCGACGAAGCGAAGGACGCCGAGACCGAACGCCGCCGGCTCTCGATTCTCGGCGACCTCCGCGACCGCCACAGCGCCGAGCATCTCACGCGAGCAGGGCTGACCACCGGTTGGCGCTGTCTCGACGTCGGGTCAGGAGGCGGAGCCCTCGCGCGCTGGATCGCCGACCAGGTCGGCCCTACTGGCTCGGTTCTCTCGACCGACATCGACATTCGTTTTCAACCCGAGGGCGCCGGCAACCTCGAAGTCCGCCAGCACGACATCGTGAAGGAGGATCTTCCCGAGAACGAGTTCGACCTCGTCCACGCGCGAGCCGTCCTGCAGACCATCGACCAACGCGAGGAAGTCCTGGACAAGTTCGTTCGCGTACTGAAGCCTGGCGGGTGGCTCCTTGTCGCGGACCCCGAGTGGAGCGCGTTCGAGCAGCAGCCGCTACCCGCCGCCTTTCGCGCTCTGTACGAGACGATGATGGACGTCGCAGGGAAGTTGAACGGCTACGACCGTCATTGGGCCAACCGGATGCTCTCCTCCTTCCAAACCCGCGGACTCGAAGAGATCGAGTGCCGCGGTGACGTCAGCACGATGTACGGAGGAACCGACAGCGCCGAGTGGCTGATCCTCGCGTACGAACGAGGTGCCCCGAGCCTCGTCCAAGCCGGCCTGATCGACCAGGCAACCGTCGACGAAGGCCTCCGGGAGGCCCGCCGCGACGACTTCCTGATCCTGGGCCCCATCTCAATGGCCTGCCGCGGGCGAAAGCCCGCCGGCTAG